In Flavobacteriales bacterium, a single genomic region encodes these proteins:
- a CDS encoding DEAD/DEAH box helicase: MSERTFQDFKLTSALRNAIEEEGFVNPTPIQEEAYPVILSGRDMVGIAQTGTGKTLAYVIPILHQLTYSEQINPRILILVPTRELVIQVQKEIERFLTYMTTRVLGIYGGVNTNPQRMKCAQGADIIVATPGRLYDLVISRSLHLKAIKKLVIDEVDVMLDLGFQLQLERIFELLPEQRQNIMFSATMTEEVDVLIDDYFAGPVKIAIELSGTPLDNIKQSCYFVKNFYTKINLLVHLLQDQNEFTKVLVFASNKKRVDLIFERLEEEFGNTCAVIHGNKSQNFRIRSIEQFEQGVSRVLVATDVIARGLDLDKISHVINFDTPIYAENYMHRIGRTGRAEEKGKSILFFTEQEESDMVDIEDLMDYEIPVIEFPDEVEESAQLSDEERTRPKFSKNRIDSRANLNSGFHEKSEKNKKTNQGGSYSRKKALKYKKARRRGDKILNMNKKK, translated from the coding sequence ATGTCAGAACGAACGTTTCAAGATTTTAAATTAACCTCTGCATTGCGTAATGCTATTGAGGAAGAGGGTTTTGTTAATCCTACTCCAATTCAAGAAGAGGCTTATCCCGTAATTCTTTCTGGTAGAGATATGGTGGGAATTGCGCAAACAGGTACAGGTAAAACCCTGGCCTATGTTATTCCAATCTTGCATCAGCTTACATATTCTGAACAAATTAATCCTAGGATTTTGATATTGGTTCCAACAAGAGAGTTGGTTATTCAGGTTCAAAAAGAGATTGAGCGGTTTTTGACCTATATGACAACTCGTGTATTAGGGATTTATGGAGGTGTAAACACTAACCCGCAACGAATGAAATGTGCGCAAGGTGCGGATATTATTGTGGCTACTCCAGGACGATTATATGATTTGGTTATAAGTAGGTCTCTTCATTTAAAGGCCATTAAAAAGCTTGTTATTGATGAGGTTGATGTAATGCTTGATTTGGGCTTTCAGCTTCAACTTGAACGTATTTTTGAGTTGCTTCCCGAACAAAGACAGAATATTATGTTTTCGGCTACTATGACGGAAGAAGTTGATGTTTTGATAGATGATTATTTTGCTGGTCCAGTTAAGATTGCCATCGAATTAAGCGGTACACCATTAGATAATATTAAGCAGTCGTGTTACTTCGTTAAAAATTTCTATACCAAGATTAACCTCTTGGTGCATCTTCTTCAGGATCAAAATGAATTCACCAAGGTGTTAGTATTCGCTTCAAATAAAAAACGTGTTGATCTTATTTTTGAAAGACTAGAAGAAGAGTTTGGTAATACTTGTGCAGTTATCCACGGTAATAAATCACAGAACTTTAGAATAAGAAGTATAGAGCAATTCGAACAAGGAGTTAGTAGGGTTTTGGTTGCAACAGATGTAATTGCTCGTGGTCTTGACCTAGATAAGATTTCTCATGTTATCAATTTTGATACACCTATTTATGCAGAGAACTACATGCATCGAATTGGCAGAACGGGTAGAGCGGAAGAAAAGGGTAAGTCGATTTTGTTTTTTACAGAGCAAGAAGAGAGCGATATGGTGGATATCGAGGACTTGATGGATTACGAGATTCCCGTTATTGAATTTCCGGATGAAGTTGAAGAGTCTGCTCAACTATCAGATGAGGAACGAACAAGACCAAAATTCAGCAAGAATCGAATAGATTCAAGGGCAAATCTCAATAGTGGATTTCACGAAAAGAGCGAAAAGAATAAGAAGACCAATCAAGGTGGATCTTACTCTCGAAAGAAAGCTTTGAAATACAAGAAAGCGAGACGGAGAGGAGATAAGATACTGAACATGAATAAGAAAAAGTAA
- a CDS encoding HAMP domain-containing histidine kinase — MTIRNKLILAFGSIILFLIIVITLIQIVSRDANSNYQNMLDISNPAISNLERFQSSNNELNLLVVNLVSSYGSFNPSRENRIKGILDVEFPNLISEVKIIQGRLPNEGKLFESCHQIITIAAELRSNYWIILGMEKAGKGNKEAIKLAKDLAGNLIHDEITPLYQRLTYQLCKLQDFYKKENAQFQSGLAKSIFLLSTTTLIIGVVAILLGLIISLRITKSIVNPVIKLQESTSEISKGNYDLKIELNESDELGKLGKSFNLMTAAVQESFNKVENSNRKLMQLNYIASHDLKTPVKNIEGLLEVLKEENMIADEGKCLIDMACSNLETMTDTIASLNKVISVQTELENMEMDKLHLSTIVDEVKGLLSTEIENTGTQIDEYFSTMEYVMFSKVHLVSVFQNMLTNSIKYQQKGNVPKISISSSVENGFAILEFKDNGIGMDLKRTEGRLFGLFQRFNDTYKGKGIGLHIVSSIIESVGGEIKVESELGVGTSFRVSIPI; from the coding sequence ATGACAATTCGAAATAAGTTAATTCTCGCTTTTGGTTCGATTATATTATTTCTGATAATTGTTATTACACTTATTCAGATTGTTAGTCGCGATGCCAATTCTAATTACCAAAATATGTTGGATATTTCTAATCCAGCTATTTCGAATTTGGAGCGGTTTCAATCCTCAAATAATGAGTTAAATCTTCTTGTAGTTAATCTTGTATCCAGTTACGGAAGTTTTAATCCTTCAAGAGAAAACAGAATAAAAGGAATATTGGATGTTGAGTTTCCAAACTTAATATCTGAGGTAAAAATAATTCAGGGTAGGCTACCAAACGAAGGCAAATTATTTGAAAGCTGTCACCAAATAATAACTATTGCTGCAGAGCTGAGAAGTAATTATTGGATTATTCTCGGAATGGAAAAAGCAGGTAAAGGGAATAAGGAAGCAATAAAGCTGGCAAAAGACTTGGCAGGGAATCTGATTCATGATGAAATAACTCCGTTGTACCAGCGGTTAACGTATCAACTTTGTAAACTACAGGACTTTTACAAGAAAGAGAATGCGCAATTCCAATCGGGTTTGGCAAAAAGTATTTTTTTGCTATCTACCACTACCCTGATAATAGGTGTAGTTGCAATATTATTAGGTTTGATTATTTCCTTGCGCATCACTAAATCAATTGTAAATCCTGTTATTAAATTACAAGAATCTACTTCTGAAATTAGTAAAGGGAACTATGATTTGAAAATTGAATTAAACGAAAGTGATGAGTTGGGTAAATTGGGTAAATCGTTTAATCTAATGACAGCAGCAGTGCAAGAAAGTTTTAATAAAGTAGAAAATTCAAATAGAAAATTGATGCAGTTGAACTACATAGCATCACATGATTTGAAAACTCCAGTAAAGAATATTGAGGGTTTGTTGGAGGTTCTAAAAGAGGAAAATATGATAGCTGATGAAGGCAAATGTTTAATAGATATGGCTTGTAGTAACCTTGAAACTATGACGGATACAATTGCCAGCTTAAATAAAGTGATATCGGTACAAACCGAGTTGGAAAATATGGAAATGGATAAGTTGCATTTATCTACAATCGTTGATGAGGTAAAAGGATTGCTGAGTACAGAAATAGAAAATACAGGAACGCAGATAGACGAATATTTTTCTACAATGGAGTATGTCATGTTTTCGAAAGTTCATTTGGTTAGCGTCTTCCAAAATATGTTAACGAACTCTATTAAGTACCAACAAAAAGGTAATGTGCCTAAAATTAGCATTAGCTCATCGGTTGAAAATGGGTTTGCTATTTTAGAATTTAAGGATAATGGAATAGGGATGGATTTGAAAAGAACAGAAGGTAGGTTGTTTGGCCTCTTCCAGCGATTTAATGATACATATAAGGGAAAAGGGATTGGTCTTCATATAGTTAGTTCTATAATAGAATCCGTAGGAGGTGAAATTAAAGTAGAAAGTGAACTAGGTGTTGGAACTTCTTTTAGAGTGAGCATTCCTATATAA
- a CDS encoding amino acid ABC transporter substrate-binding protein codes for MKSLKSQMNIFLVVILFLGIGCADNGITEINIGYIGPLSVRATDLGIGPAKAIELAVEQYNETKEEDEPKLNLFVKDDEWEKDKALPLYDELRKDHDIQVVLISNTGGTVAIQGKLLADNVLCINSLNNDELLSSLNENTFAVAKSTEGANGLVAERIVELGLKKVMIMHFPNDFMTRGAMAAKKILDQAKIENLVYEVEKGNKDFTDHFKKFQTDSFEAYIMFGYKAFGFASKQARDLGIDAPFYGSATLMDPAYFNNSEGAIVGTEFPFFTPSDGNYIKANEFLDAYAEKFGKKPNSIWPPMQAFDAANLLISKLRSVNKGLPEGLSIGEWLRSQLHEVSYFEGVCGNLLISEDGMSKGVYFSLYRFDGEGDISNVTH; via the coding sequence ATGAAGTCTCTAAAAAGTCAAATGAATATTTTTTTGGTAGTTATTCTTTTTTTAGGAATAGGCTGTGCTGATAATGGTATCACTGAAATTAATATTGGGTATATAGGGCCATTGTCGGTTAGGGCAACAGATTTGGGAATTGGTCCGGCAAAAGCAATTGAATTGGCGGTAGAGCAATACAATGAAACAAAAGAGGAGGATGAACCAAAATTAAATCTTTTTGTAAAAGACGATGAATGGGAAAAAGACAAGGCTTTGCCTTTATACGATGAGTTAAGAAAAGACCATGATATTCAAGTTGTTTTAATTAGTAATACGGGTGGTACTGTTGCAATTCAGGGAAAACTGTTGGCGGATAATGTTCTTTGTATTAATTCTTTAAATAATGATGAATTACTTTCCTCCCTTAATGAAAATACGTTTGCTGTTGCTAAAAGTACAGAAGGTGCAAATGGTTTAGTGGCAGAACGAATCGTTGAGTTGGGATTAAAAAAAGTTATGATAATGCATTTTCCGAACGACTTTATGACAAGGGGGGCAATGGCTGCGAAGAAAATTTTGGATCAGGCTAAAATTGAAAATTTGGTATATGAAGTTGAAAAAGGAAATAAAGACTTTACAGATCATTTCAAGAAATTTCAAACAGATAGTTTCGAGGCATACATAATGTTTGGTTATAAGGCGTTTGGTTTTGCCTCTAAACAAGCTAGGGATTTGGGTATTGATGCTCCGTTTTATGGTTCTGCTACGCTAATGGACCCTGCTTATTTCAATAATTCGGAAGGTGCAATAGTGGGTACAGAGTTTCCGTTTTTTACTCCGTCAGATGGAAACTATATTAAGGCGAATGAGTTTTTAGACGCATATGCTGAAAAATTTGGAAAGAAACCAAACTCTATTTGGCCACCGATGCAAGCATTTGATGCAGCTAATTTGTTGATATCGAAATTACGATCTGTAAATAAAGGGTTGCCCGAAGGTTTGTCTATTGGCGAATGGTTGCGATCTCAGCTCCACGAAGTATCCTACTTTGAAGGTGTTTGTGGAAATCTTTTGATAAGTGAAGATGGGATGTCAAAGGGAGTGTATTTTTCTTTGTATCGTTTTGATGGGGAGGGTGATATAAGTAACGTTACACACTAG